The following proteins come from a genomic window of Triticum aestivum cultivar Chinese Spring chromosome 6A, IWGSC CS RefSeq v2.1, whole genome shotgun sequence:
- the LOC123128171 gene encoding probable L-type lectin-domain containing receptor kinase S.5 translates to MAPPRRGQRAATGLAVLLLLYAISACSLLPAARAQATAFTSTRNGSEFSTFSFPSFGNSLRQLPGNLTVLGNATVNANALQITPDTRNDPEKFLINQTGRVMYPRAYVLWAANASNTSADGRRLASFSTVFKVNLFRATPSVKGEGFAFLIASDGAAPPPPGSHGGYLGLTNASTDGSAANGFAAVELDTVKQPYDPDDNHVGLDVNGVRSKVVASLTPFGIDLATNNTKDDGSHMVWIDYNGTARHVWVYMAKNGSRPDTPVLDAPLDLSRVLLGKTAYFGFSASTGVLYQLNCLHSWDLTVELLPDGSNKQPLSGWKLGLAIGVPCAFALALGLFAGLYIKKRGRRIGDDSSSMVRSTINFASIPGVPKEFDYKELRKGTGNFDEKMKLGQGGYGVVYRATVFGEHGRSMEVAVKQFSGANTKGQEDFLAELSIINLLRHRNLVKLLGWCHQDGVLLLVYDFMPNGSLDRLLFGGGPEAPVLTWGHRYNIVAGVASALNYLHHEYDQRVIHRDIKPSNIMLDAAFNARLGDFGLARALETDKTSYTDKLGVPGTLGYIAPECFHTGRATRESDVFGFGAVILEIVSGRRISCSNAAGCSQLLEAVWQLHGAGEGRILEAVDRRLAPGEFDEGDAERLLLLGLACSHPNPGERPRARAIVQILARSAPPPDVPASKPAFMWPALPVVLGDDDGEMAVSGTSTALTSSSSYYASSAGWTTQNYLLTREHDVADRDMPTA, encoded by the exons ATGGCGCCTCCCCGCCGCGGTCAACGCGCCGCCAccggcctcgccgtcctcctcctgctCTACGCCATCTCCGCATGCTCGCtcctccccgccgcccgcgcccaggCCACCGCCTTCACCAGCACCCGCAACGGCAGCGAGTTCAGCACCTTCTCCTTCCCCTCCTTCGGCAACTCGCTGCGGCAGCTCCCCGGCAACCTCACCGTGCTGGGCAACGCCACCGTCAACGCGAACGCCCTGCAGATCACGCCGGACACCAGGAACGACCCGGAGAAGTTCCTCATCAACCAGACCGGCCGGGTCATGTACCCCAGAGCCTACGTGCTCTGGGCCGCCAACGCGTCCAACACCAGCGCCgacggccgccgcctcgcctccttcTCCACCGTGTTCAAGGTCAACCTCTTCCGCGCGACCCCGTCCGTCAAGGGCGAAGGGTTCGCGTTCCTCATCGCGTCCGATGGCGCCGCCCCACCGCCTCCCGGCAGCCACGGCGGCTACCTTGGCCTCACCAACGCGTCCACCGACGGTAGCGCCGCCAACGGGTTCGCGGCCGTGGAGCTGGACACGGTGAAACAGCCCTACGACCCCGACGACAACCACGTCGGCCTCGACGTGAACGGCGTCCGGTCCAAGGTCGTCGCCTCCCTCACCCCCTTCGGCATCGACCTCGCGACTAACAACACCAAGGACGACGGCAGCCACATGGTCTGGATCGACTACAACGGCACGGCGCGGCACGTGTGGGTGTACATGGCCAAGAACGGGAGCAGGCCGGACACTCCCGTGCTCGACGCGCCGCTGGACCTCTCGAGGGTCCTCCTCGGCAAGACGGCCTACTTCGGCTTCTCGGCGTCCACCGGCGTGCTGTACCAGCTCAACTGCTTGCACAGCTGGGACCTGACGGTGGAGCTTCTCCCCGACGGCAGCAACAAGCAGCCGCTCTCTGGCTGGAAGCTCGGGCTGGCCATCGGCGTGCCGTGCGCGTTCGCCCTGGCGCTCGGGCTGTTCGCCGGCCTGTACATCAAGAAAAGGGGGAGGAGGATCGGGGACGACTCGAGCTCGATGGTCCGGAGCACCATCAACTTCGCGAGCATCCCCGGGGTGCCCAAGGAGTTCGACTACAAGGAGCTGAGGAAAGGGACGGGCAACTTCGACGAGAAGATGAAGCTGGGGCAGGGCGGGTACGGCGTGGTGTACCGCGCCACCGTGTTCGGGGAGCACGGCCGGAGCATGGAGGTCGCCGTGAAGCAGTTCTCCGGGGCCAACACCAAGGGGCAGGAGGACTTCCTCGCCGAGCTCAGCATCATCAACCTCCTCCGCCACCGCAATCTCGTCAAGCTCCTCG GTTGGTGCCACCAGGACGGCGTGCTGCTGCTGGTGTACGATTTCATGCCCAACGGCAGCCTGGACAGGCTCCTCTTCGGCGGCGGGCCGGAGGCGCCGGTGCTCACCTGGGGCCACCGCTACAACATCGTCGCCGGCGTGGCGTCGGCGCTCAACTACCTCCACCACGAGTACGACCAGCGGGTGATCCACCGCGACATCAAGCCGTCCAACATCATGCTGGACGCCGCCTTCAACGCGCGGCTCGGCGACTTCGGCCTCGCCCGCGCGCTCGAGACCGACAAGACCTCCTACACCGACAAGCTCGGCGTCCCCGGCACGCTGGGCTACATCGCGCCGGAGTGCTTCCACACGGGCCGGGCCACGCGGGAGTCGGACGTCTTCGGCTTCGGCGCCGTCATCCTCGAGATCGTCTCCGGCCGCCGCATTTCCTGCAGCAACGCCGCCGGGTGCAGCCAGCTGCTGGAGGCCGTGTGGCAGCTCCACGGCGCCGGGGAGGGCCGCATCCTCGAGGCCGTCGACCGGCGGCTCGCGCCCGGGGAGTTCGACGAGGGCGACGCGGagcggctgctgctgctgggccTCGCGTGCAGCCACCCCAACCCCGGGGAGCGGCCCAGGGCGCGCGCCATCGTGCAGATCCTGGCGcgctccgcgccgccgccggacgtgcCGGCGTCCAAGCCGGCCTTCATGTGGCCCGCGCTGCCGGTCGTGCtcggggacgacgacggggagaTGGCCGTGTCCGGGACAAGCACGGCCTTGACCTCCTCGTCGTCGTACTACGCCTCGTCCGCCGGGTGGACGACGCAGAACTACCTGCTGACCAGGGAGCACGACGTGGCGGACAGGGACATGCCCACGGCGTGA